A single genomic interval of Zingiber officinale cultivar Zhangliang chromosome 4A, Zo_v1.1, whole genome shotgun sequence harbors:
- the LOC121972961 gene encoding uncharacterized protein LOC121972961, with translation MSFPPQNLQNFQGFGNFMDHLNYAPRGPHQLLPAEYWQNMSHLYFTSSVVHGYGTPHTTGMSFTPSMSNEPATPTFVPETQLSDRESPIEVVDLEKAVSNAEGTRKRSSWTKVEDEVLARSFVTISDDPIIDNDQKADAFWGRVASYYNENLPLGSNIRSANVIRSHWHNTIQKKVYRFNTNYNNIYSSYQSGHSDEDILRIVKDSPMFTPQSTDHFVATKKTRTSESGASNTSSNQDVSIDLDYEDTRPMGQKFTEYTSVKKSEVDLKQKQFEVEEIKAKTTLSKSEAKNRRLELKEYEILNKDTSQMTKEQLSYMNAYARILGQNGISKLFT, from the exons ATGTCGTTTCCtccacaaaatcttcaaaatttccaAGGTTTTGGAAATTTTATGGATCATCTGAATTATGCCCCTCGAGGTCCACATCAACTGCTTCCAGCCGAATATTGGCAAAACATGAGTCATCTGTATTTCACGTCGTCGGTTGTTCATGGATATGGTACCCCGCATACAACTGGTATGTCTTTCACTCCTTCGATGTCGAATGAACCTGCAACTCCGACTTTTGTTCCGGAGACTCAACTTTCCGACCGTGAATCCCCAATTGAGGTGGTTGATTTAGAAAAGGCGGTTTCAAATGCTGAGGGTACAAGAAAGCGTTCAAGTTGGACAAAAGTTGAAGACGAGGTCTTAGCGAGAAGTTTTGTCACTATCAGTGATGATCCAATAATCGACAATGATCAAAAGGCGGATGCTTTTTGGGGACGAGTTGCAAGCTACTACAATGAGAATCTTCCCCTAGGTTCAAACATCAGAAGTGCAAATGTTATACGGTCACATTGGcacaatacaatccaaaagaagGTATATCGATTCAACACAAATTACAATAATATTTATAGTTCATATCAAAGTGGTCACAGTGATGAAGATATATTGAG AATTGTTAAAGACAGTCCAATGTTTACTCCACAGTCCACTGATCACTTTGTGGCGACAAAGAAGACGAGGACCTCAGAGTCGGGAGCAAGCAACACCTCCTCCAACCAAGATGTGAGTATAGACCTGGATTATGAAGATACTCGTCCAATGGGGcaaaag TTCACTGAGTACACAAGCGTGAAGAAATCCGAAGTCGATTTGAAACAAAAACAATTCGAAGTAGAGGAGATTAAGGCAAAAACTACATTGTCCAAATCTGAAGCTAAGAATCGTCGCTTGGAATTGAAGGAGTACGAAATATTGAACAAAGACACCTCGCAGATGACAAAGGAGCAGTTATCATACATGAATGCCTATGCAAGGATATTAGGTCAAAATGGAATATCTAAATTATTTACTTAA